The following are encoded in a window of bacterium genomic DNA:
- a CDS encoding outer membrane lipoprotein-sorting protein has product MRISRAALAAATLLAATSTLAAPPDAATLAAKMKAALEPQRASVRSMTLTISGIGGPGGVETVYTAVQARKSVDGRARMLTAIVTPPGERGIASLVEDGDKTHVDVVAVWLPMIRRVRTLTPLGQNEAFLGSDFTYADLGLVDMKGTYTVGTATEKNGTKVWELQVVPPQHWYYSKVVAFLDQTTLLPIERNYYDPSGHLWKVETFSDVTVVDGTPVAFTVRMEDRESKSWSTMVTKSVKFDVDLPDALFTNDGLPTALESPALKGVE; this is encoded by the coding sequence ATGCGAATCTCTCGTGCCGCCCTCGCTGCCGCCACCCTCCTCGCCGCCACGAGCACCCTCGCCGCGCCGCCCGACGCCGCCACGCTCGCGGCGAAGATGAAGGCCGCGCTCGAGCCCCAGCGGGCCAGCGTCCGCAGCATGACGCTCACCATCAGCGGCATCGGCGGCCCCGGCGGGGTCGAGACCGTCTACACGGCGGTCCAGGCGCGCAAGAGCGTCGACGGGCGCGCGCGCATGCTCACGGCCATCGTCACGCCCCCCGGCGAGCGCGGCATCGCCAGCCTGGTCGAGGACGGCGACAAGACCCACGTCGACGTCGTCGCGGTCTGGCTGCCGATGATCCGCCGCGTCCGCACGCTGACCCCGCTCGGCCAGAACGAGGCCTTCCTCGGCTCCGACTTCACCTATGCCGACCTCGGCCTCGTCGACATGAAGGGCACCTACACCGTGGGCACGGCGACGGAGAAGAACGGCACGAAGGTCTGGGAGCTGCAGGTCGTGCCGCCGCAGCACTGGTACTACTCGAAGGTCGTCGCCTTCCTCGACCAGACCACGCTGCTCCCGATCGAGCGCAACTACTACGACCCGAGCGGCCACCTCTGGAAGGTGGAGACGTTCAGCGACGTCACGGTCGTCGACGGCACGCCGGTCGCGTTCACGGTCCGCATGGAGGATCGTGAGTCGAAGAGCTGGAGCACGATGGTGACGAAGTCGGTGAAGTTCGACGTCGACCTGCCCGACGCGCTCTTCACCAACGACGGCCTGCCGACGGCGCTCGAGTCGCCGGCGCTGAAGGGCGTCGAGTAG
- a CDS encoding zf-HC2 domain-containing protein, with protein MLRWAEARDELDPGTRRRLARHLDGCPGCSEELRALARFDAAGPGAADHRHEVRAVAGAAPVAEPDGRPPRPRQRRPRRGGGSPLRTVRAGALASGLRLGGGARGGVELARRAPRAGRSADGTPAGDGRIRGAAAPRRRQDDGRIATAPPATRAGGGAAACRAAPERRPQRPPSRPSDRQDAESAGGGGGGGGRRRRARAHAAGTRSRRRRSADRRRPTRHADQRALHDAAAGRARRRRLRAAHRGGRRRARAAPAHRRRQRLAHRRDERAVGVAGRGPVRGHAVARRP; from the coding sequence TTGCTGCGCTGGGCGGAGGCGCGCGACGAGCTCGACCCGGGCACGCGCCGCCGTCTCGCCCGCCACCTGGACGGCTGTCCCGGGTGCAGCGAGGAGCTGCGCGCGCTGGCACGCTTCGACGCGGCCGGGCCCGGCGCCGCCGACCACCGTCACGAGGTGCGGGCGGTGGCCGGCGCCGCGCCGGTCGCGGAGCCGGACGGCCGGCCGCCGCGGCCTCGGCAGCGGCGCCCGCGCCGAGGCGGCGGGTCGCCGCTGCGAACCGTCCGGGCGGGTGCTCTGGCATCCGGCCTTCGCCTGGGCGGCGGTGCTCGTGGTGGCGTTGAGCTCGCTCGTCGAGCGCCACGCGCGGGTCGGAGTGCCGACGGGACGCCCGCCGGCGACGGTCGGATTCGAGGGGCCGCGGCGCCGCGCCGGCGCCAGGACGACGGCCGCATCGCCACCGCCCCGCCCGCGACGCGCGCGGGCGGTGGCGCCGCCGCCTGCCGCGCCGCGCCGGAGAGAAGGCCGCAGCGCCCGCCGAGCCGGCCCAGCGATCGCCAGGACGCCGAGAGCGCGGGGGGGGGCGGGGGGGGCGGGGGCCGGCGGCGGCGCGCGCGGGCGCATGCCGCAGGCACTCGGAGCCGCCGGCGCAGGAGCGCCGACCGTCGCCGTCCAACCCGGCACGCCGACCAGCGCGCTCTACATGACGCTGCCGCAGGACGCGCGCGGCGGCGGCGACTTCGAGCTGCGCATCGCGGCGGTCGGCGGCGAGCGCGAGCTGCGCCAGCGCATCGTCGTCGGCAACGCCTCGCGCATCGCCGCGATGAGCGTGCCGTCGGCGTGGCTGGTCGCGGGCCGGTACGAGGTCACGCTGTGGCACGAAGGCCGTGA
- a CDS encoding sigma-70 family RNA polymerase sigma factor, with the protein MPDRTRVVERLLAGERLAFLELNRLVTATLRQLRAWDFHDEWDDLRQEVLLAVVASAKAGRLRDPEACVGYVRIVTRNKFVDRLKHRLRWKETETLPWDDAAAHALATPPDDGERAALDAAVRDLAPDERRVLDGVYREGKTYQEVSDQTGIPLGTMKRRLRDALTTLRRRLAPG; encoded by the coding sequence ATGCCGGACCGGACCCGGGTCGTAGAGCGCCTGCTCGCGGGCGAGCGGCTGGCGTTCCTCGAGCTGAACCGGCTGGTCACGGCGACGCTACGGCAGCTGCGCGCCTGGGACTTCCACGACGAGTGGGACGACCTCCGCCAGGAGGTGCTCCTCGCGGTGGTCGCGAGCGCGAAGGCGGGCCGGCTGCGTGACCCCGAGGCCTGCGTCGGCTACGTGCGCATCGTCACGCGCAACAAGTTCGTCGACCGGCTGAAGCACCGCCTGCGCTGGAAGGAGACGGAGACGCTGCCCTGGGACGACGCCGCCGCCCATGCCCTCGCCACGCCGCCCGACGACGGCGAGCGCGCCGCGCTCGACGCGGCCGTCCGCGATCTCGCGCCCGACGAGCGCCGGGTGCTGGACGGCGTCTACCGGGAGGGCAAGACGTATCAGGAGGTCAGCGACCAGACCGGCATCCCGCTCGGGACCATGAAGCGGCGCCTGCGCGACGCCCTGACGACGCTGCGGCGCCGGCTCGCGCCGGGATGA
- a CDS encoding SDR family oxidoreductase, producing the protein MSDLFSVKGKVVLVTGGSRGIGLMIARGFVEGGAKVYVSSRKQSACDEAAAELAKLGTCIPLAADCGTQAGCDGLAKAIADREPKLHVLVNNAGANWGAPLESYPDDAWDKVLALNLKGVFHLTRACVPLLEAAAGPGDPGRVINIGSIDGLRVPMLETFAYSSSKAAVHHLSRVLAARLAPKITVNAVAPGPFESKMMAVTLDRFRDAIVASCPLGRIGEPDDMAGVAIYLASKAGAYVTGTVIPVDGGITIRP; encoded by the coding sequence ATGAGCGATCTCTTCTCCGTCAAGGGCAAGGTCGTCCTCGTCACCGGCGGCTCGCGCGGCATCGGCCTCATGATCGCGCGCGGCTTCGTCGAGGGCGGGGCGAAGGTCTACGTCTCGTCGCGCAAGCAGTCCGCCTGCGACGAGGCCGCCGCCGAGCTGGCGAAGCTCGGCACGTGCATCCCGCTCGCCGCCGACTGCGGCACGCAGGCCGGCTGCGACGGGCTCGCGAAGGCCATCGCCGACCGCGAGCCGAAGCTCCACGTGCTCGTGAACAACGCCGGCGCCAACTGGGGCGCGCCGCTCGAGAGCTACCCCGACGACGCCTGGGACAAGGTGCTGGCGCTCAACCTGAAGGGCGTCTTCCACCTGACCCGCGCCTGCGTCCCGCTGCTCGAGGCGGCGGCAGGCCCGGGCGATCCGGGACGGGTCATCAACATCGGCTCGATCGACGGCCTGCGCGTGCCGATGCTGGAGACGTTCGCGTACTCGTCCAGCAAGGCCGCGGTGCACCACCTCTCGCGCGTGCTCGCGGCGCGTCTCGCGCCGAAGATCACCGTGAACGCCGTCGCCCCGGGCCCATTCGAGAGCAAGATGATGGCGGTGACGCTCGATCGCTTCCGCGACGCGATCGTCGCCAGCTGCCCGCTCGGCCGCATCGGCGAGCCGGACGACATGGCGGGCGTGGCGATCTACCTCGCGTCGAAGGCAGGGGCGTACGTGACGGGCACGGTGATCCCGGTGGACGGCGGGATCACGATCCGGCCGTAG
- a CDS encoding acetyl-CoA C-acyltransferase has protein sequence MREAVIVATARTGLAKSFRGSFNQTRPDDLAAHAVKSALAKVPSLDPKEIDDCVMGTGFPEGPQGFNVGRNVAILAGLPHEVAGSTVSRFCSSGLNAVAVAAHMVENEGADAVVAGGLESITMMQNDFNKNGLFNPWLMDHYRDVYMPMGLTAEIVAERYKISRESQDEYALASQQRTAAFQKNGFHKEEITPLTVKMQVTDKATGTTSEKEVTVERDECNRPETTLESLQKLPPAFKETGSVTAGNASQFSDGAAAVIIMSADRAKALGIEPLGFFRGTVFAGCEADEMGIGPIFAVPKLLSRAGLEIEDIDIVELNEAFASQVVYCRDKLGITMEQLNPNGGSISIGHPYGMTGARQVGSLLLTLKRLGKRYGIVTMCIGGGMGAAGLFEAA, from the coding sequence ATGCGTGAAGCCGTGATCGTCGCGACCGCCCGGACCGGGCTCGCCAAGTCGTTCCGCGGCTCGTTCAACCAGACCCGTCCCGACGACCTCGCGGCCCACGCCGTCAAGTCCGCCCTCGCCAAGGTGCCGTCGCTCGATCCGAAGGAGATCGACGACTGCGTCATGGGCACCGGCTTCCCCGAGGGCCCGCAGGGCTTCAACGTCGGTCGCAACGTCGCGATCCTCGCCGGCCTGCCGCACGAGGTCGCGGGCTCGACCGTCAGCCGCTTCTGCTCGTCGGGTCTCAACGCGGTCGCCGTCGCCGCCCACATGGTCGAGAACGAGGGCGCCGACGCGGTGGTCGCGGGCGGTCTCGAGTCGATCACCATGATGCAGAACGACTTCAACAAGAACGGTCTGTTCAACCCCTGGCTGATGGACCACTACCGCGACGTCTACATGCCGATGGGGCTGACGGCCGAGATCGTCGCCGAGCGCTACAAGATCTCGCGCGAGTCCCAGGACGAGTACGCGCTCGCGTCGCAGCAGCGCACCGCCGCCTTCCAGAAGAACGGCTTCCACAAGGAAGAGATCACGCCCCTCACGGTGAAGATGCAGGTCACCGACAAGGCGACGGGCACGACCTCGGAGAAGGAGGTCACGGTCGAGCGCGACGAGTGCAACCGTCCCGAGACCACGCTCGAGAGCCTGCAGAAGCTGCCGCCGGCCTTCAAGGAGACGGGCAGCGTCACGGCCGGCAACGCCTCGCAGTTCTCCGACGGCGCCGCGGCCGTCATCATCATGTCGGCCGACCGCGCCAAGGCGCTCGGCATCGAGCCGCTCGGCTTCTTCCGCGGCACCGTGTTCGCCGGCTGCGAGGCCGACGAGATGGGCATCGGGCCGATCTTCGCCGTGCCGAAGCTGCTCTCGCGCGCGGGGCTCGAGATCGAGGACATCGACATCGTCGAGCTGAACGAGGCGTTCGCGTCGCAGGTCGTCTACTGTCGCGACAAGCTCGGCATCACGATGGAGCAGCTGAACCCGAACGGCGGCTCGATCTCGATCGGCCACCCGTACGGCATGACCGGCGCGCGCCAGGTCGGCTCGCTCCTGCTCACGCTGAAGCGGCTCGGCAAGCGCTACGGCATCGTCACCATGTGCATCGGCGGCGGCATGGGCGCCGCGGGGCTGTTCGAGGCCGCCTGA
- a CDS encoding EVE domain-containing protein — translation MARRYWLVKQEPTKYSFDQLVKDGRTMWDGVRNFQARNNLQAMRAGDRVLFYHSVVGTAVVGIAEVSREAYPDPTAKEPGWVVVDLVPVKALATPVTLADVKADPVLQDIPLVRQSRLSVMPLEKAAFDRIVAKGG, via the coding sequence ATGGCGCGCCGCTACTGGTTGGTGAAGCAGGAGCCCACGAAGTACTCCTTCGACCAGCTGGTGAAGGACGGCCGGACCATGTGGGACGGCGTCCGCAACTTCCAGGCGCGCAACAACCTCCAGGCCATGCGGGCCGGCGACCGGGTGCTGTTCTACCACTCGGTCGTCGGCACCGCCGTGGTCGGGATCGCCGAGGTGTCCCGCGAGGCCTACCCCGATCCCACGGCGAAGGAGCCGGGCTGGGTCGTCGTCGACCTGGTGCCGGTGAAGGCGCTGGCGACGCCCGTCACGTTGGCCGACGTGAAGGCCGACCCGGTGCTGCAGGACATTCCGCTCGTGCGGCAGTCGCGGCTCAGCGTGATGCCGCTCGAGAAGGCGGCCTTCGACCGCATCGTCGCGAAGGGCGGTTGA
- a CDS encoding hydroxymethylglutaryl-CoA reductase, degradative, whose product MQTEEQGSRIVGFGRLEHDGRLEALAARTGLGAAELEALRTEVMAFEAADHMIENAVGVLGLPLGIGLNFRINGRDRLVPMAVEEPSVVAAASSAARLAREAGGFEADADPGVMIGQILLIRVPDVAAARLRIEQAAPRLMAAADAVHPNMVRRGGGARGIEVRVLPDAGLGGMLAVDVLLDCGDAMGANAVNTVVEALAPAVEELTGGEARLRILSNLADRRLARARVRFPFEVLTTRTLPGDTVAARVAEAWALAWVDPYRACTHNKGVMNGIDAVALATGNDWRGIEAGAHAYAVREGAYRPLSTWRVEGGALEGRLEVPLAVATVGGNLELNARARLALRLLGVESARDLAAVMAAVGLAQNFAALRALVTDGIQRGHMALHARGLALAVGASEELADRVVERLIASGEIKLHKAREILAALHAESAARR is encoded by the coding sequence ATGCAGACCGAGGAGCAGGGCTCGCGCATCGTCGGGTTCGGCCGGCTGGAGCACGACGGGCGCCTGGAGGCCCTGGCCGCACGCACCGGGCTCGGCGCCGCCGAGCTGGAGGCGCTGCGCACCGAGGTGATGGCCTTCGAGGCCGCCGACCACATGATCGAGAACGCCGTCGGCGTGCTCGGGCTGCCGCTCGGTATCGGCCTCAACTTCCGCATCAACGGTCGCGATCGTCTGGTGCCGATGGCGGTCGAGGAGCCGTCCGTGGTCGCGGCGGCCAGCTCGGCCGCGCGGCTCGCGCGCGAGGCCGGCGGCTTCGAGGCCGACGCCGACCCGGGCGTCATGATCGGCCAGATCCTGCTGATCCGCGTGCCCGACGTCGCCGCCGCGCGCCTGCGCATCGAGCAGGCGGCGCCGCGCCTGATGGCGGCCGCCGACGCCGTCCACCCGAACATGGTGCGCCGCGGCGGCGGGGCGCGCGGCATCGAGGTGCGCGTGCTGCCCGACGCCGGCCTCGGCGGCATGCTCGCCGTCGACGTCCTGCTCGACTGCGGCGACGCCATGGGCGCCAACGCCGTCAACACCGTCGTCGAGGCGCTCGCGCCCGCCGTCGAGGAGCTCACCGGCGGCGAGGCGCGGCTGCGCATCCTCTCGAACCTCGCGGATCGCCGGCTCGCGCGTGCCCGCGTCCGCTTCCCCTTCGAGGTGCTGACGACGCGCACGTTGCCCGGCGACACCGTCGCCGCACGCGTCGCCGAGGCGTGGGCGCTCGCCTGGGTCGATCCCTACCGTGCCTGCACCCACAACAAGGGCGTCATGAACGGCATCGACGCCGTCGCGCTCGCGACCGGCAACGACTGGCGCGGCATCGAAGCGGGGGCGCACGCGTACGCCGTGCGCGAGGGCGCGTATCGTCCGCTCAGCACGTGGCGCGTCGAGGGCGGCGCCCTCGAAGGCCGCCTCGAGGTGCCGTTGGCCGTCGCGACCGTGGGCGGCAACCTCGAGCTGAACGCGCGCGCGCGTCTCGCGCTGCGGCTGCTCGGCGTCGAGTCGGCGCGGGATCTGGCGGCGGTGATGGCCGCCGTCGGGCTGGCACAGAACTTCGCGGCCCTGCGTGCGCTCGTCACCGACGGCATCCAGCGCGGCCACATGGCGCTGCACGCACGCGGCCTCGCGCTCGCGGTCGGCGCCTCCGAGGAGCTCGCCGACCGCGTCGTCGAGCGGCTCATCGCCTCGGGCGAGATCAAGCTGCACAAGGCGCGCGAGATCCTCGCCGCGCTGCATGCGGAAAGCGCGGCCCGGCGATGA
- a CDS encoding four helix bundle protein — MFDALEMSLQFLERLVPVETRIRQRSASLAKQLARASESVALNLGEGRLRCDGDKRRHYEMAAGSAAEVTVALRIAVAKRYVPAAEVAELEALLDRVRAMLWRLTHHRR; from the coding sequence GTGTTCGATGCCCTCGAGATGTCCCTGCAGTTCCTGGAGCGCCTGGTCCCCGTCGAGACCCGTATCCGCCAGCGCAGCGCCTCGCTCGCCAAGCAGCTCGCCCGCGCGTCCGAAAGCGTCGCGCTCAACCTCGGCGAAGGTCGGCTGCGCTGCGACGGCGACAAGCGCCGGCACTACGAGATGGCCGCGGGCAGCGCCGCCGAGGTCACCGTCGCGCTGCGCATCGCGGTCGCCAAGCGCTACGTCCCCGCCGCCGAGGTCGCCGAGCTCGAGGCGCTGCTCGATCGCGTCCGCGCGATGCTGTGGCGTCTGACCCACCACCGGCGGTGA
- the larA gene encoding nickel-dependent lactate racemase, translated as MQLRLDHGTSGLDVTLPDGTPVLERPGAPALADPAAAIRAALRAPLGTPPLAELARGKRRVCIVVSDRTRPIPYGVLLPPLLAELDAAGVPRDAIEILVATGLHRPATDAELTAMTSPGIVAGWRFRNHVARDGAAHRHVGTSAQGTAMVIDAGYLDADLKIVTGLVEPHLMAGFSGGPKSIATGIAATETIRRTHGADMLEAHCGPGIVAGNPFYADLLEVARRAGVDFLVNVTIDRERRLTGVFAGDLEAAHAPARARALAQARVDCDGAFDVVVTSAGGYPLDATFYQAIKGPVAALGIVKPGGTIVLAAEMREGLGSADFQQMLDRLRGGERAMDLLTSPGFFVIDQWMVQHLDQVLRRASLTVVAPALAADALAGLPVQRAGSVEDAVAAARRRHGDGARVVAIPEGPYVLATIGGRTVPLHGTPAAA; from the coding sequence GTGCAGCTGCGCCTCGACCACGGCACGTCCGGCCTCGACGTCACGCTTCCCGACGGCACGCCCGTCCTCGAGCGGCCCGGCGCCCCGGCGCTCGCCGACCCTGCGGCCGCGATCCGGGCCGCGCTGCGCGCGCCGCTCGGGACGCCGCCGCTCGCCGAGCTGGCGCGCGGCAAGCGGCGCGTGTGCATCGTCGTCTCCGATCGCACGCGGCCGATTCCCTACGGCGTGCTGCTGCCGCCGCTGCTGGCCGAGCTCGACGCCGCGGGCGTGCCGCGCGACGCCATCGAGATCCTCGTCGCCACCGGGCTGCATCGCCCCGCCACCGACGCGGAGCTCACCGCGATGACGAGCCCCGGGATCGTCGCGGGGTGGCGCTTCCGCAACCACGTCGCGCGCGACGGGGCGGCGCATCGCCACGTCGGCACGAGCGCGCAGGGCACGGCGATGGTGATCGACGCCGGCTACCTCGACGCCGATCTCAAGATCGTCACCGGCCTCGTCGAGCCGCACCTGATGGCGGGGTTCTCGGGCGGTCCGAAGTCGATCGCGACCGGCATCGCCGCGACGGAGACGATCCGGCGTACGCACGGCGCCGACATGCTGGAGGCGCACTGCGGGCCCGGCATCGTCGCGGGCAATCCGTTCTACGCCGACCTGCTCGAGGTCGCGCGCCGCGCGGGCGTCGACTTCCTCGTCAACGTGACGATCGATCGCGAGCGCCGGCTGACGGGCGTGTTCGCCGGCGACCTCGAAGCCGCGCACGCGCCGGCGCGCGCGCGGGCGCTGGCGCAGGCGCGGGTCGATTGCGACGGGGCGTTCGACGTGGTGGTCACGTCGGCGGGCGGCTACCCGCTCGACGCGACCTTCTATCAGGCCATCAAGGGCCCGGTGGCGGCGCTCGGCATCGTGAAGCCGGGCGGCACGATCGTTCTCGCGGCCGAGATGCGCGAGGGGCTCGGCAGCGCCGACTTCCAGCAGATGCTCGATCGCCTGCGCGGCGGCGAGCGCGCGATGGACCTTTTGACCTCGCCCGGCTTCTTCGTGATCGACCAGTGGATGGTGCAGCACCTCGACCAGGTGCTGCGGCGCGCGTCGCTCACCGTCGTGGCGCCGGCGCTGGCGGCGGACGCGCTGGCGGGACTGCCCGTCCAGCGCGCGGGGTCGGTCGAGGACGCCGTGGCGGCGGCGCGCCGGCGGCACGGCGACGGCGCGCGCGTGGTCGCGATTCCGGAGGGGCCCTACGTGCTCGCCACCATCGGCGGTCGCACGGTGCCGCTGCACGGAACGCCGGCGGCGGCCTGA
- the shc gene encoding squalene--hopene cyclase — MSFAAVTDPGEVAARGPALDDAIARSQEYLLGLQAPDGYWHAPLEANVGMDAQYVVFNRFMGRRPQETEQRLAARMLATQSDDGSWPLYHGGPGHQSTTIEAYFALKLTGVSADHPAMRRAREFILAHGGLEKAQVFTRTFLAYFGQFPWWGLPAMPVELVLLPPWFPINIWKMASWARETVVPMTVLMAFRPRVALEPGCGVEELWCDPSPTPESLGFPRSRQFFTWRNFFLALNRTLEVVGRSPWKPFRARALRAAEQWILERQDANGGWGGIQPPMLNCVMALRTLGYRDDHPAIVNGIRGIEDFLIEHQGQLFFQPCVSPTWDTALTAKALLDSDLPGTHDALVRAADWLIDNQIFAPGDWSVYNPDLDPGGWAFEFANDWYPDVDDSAVILMVLDRIRASDVRRQRRAIAYGTNWSYGMQSRSGGWGAFDTDNDAAWLNEIPFADMRAMIDPPTEDLTGRLLELMGQQGFDLGYARARRGRAFLLRTQRPDGSWWGRWGANFVYGTWSALSGLRAIGDEPEAAHMQRAVAWLKRHQNADGGFGETLASYDDETLAGQGESTPSQTAWAVLGLLAGERGASPECERAVAWLLERQRPGGGWDETLFTGTGFPGHFYLRYWMYRDYFPLMALGRWRRRLRGTEAAS; from the coding sequence ATGAGCTTCGCCGCCGTCACCGATCCGGGTGAGGTCGCCGCGCGCGGCCCGGCGCTCGACGACGCCATCGCCCGCAGCCAGGAGTACCTGCTCGGCCTGCAGGCGCCCGACGGCTACTGGCACGCGCCGCTCGAGGCCAACGTCGGGATGGACGCGCAGTACGTCGTCTTCAACCGCTTCATGGGCCGGCGTCCGCAGGAGACCGAGCAGCGGCTCGCGGCGCGCATGCTGGCGACGCAGTCGGACGACGGCAGCTGGCCCCTCTACCACGGGGGGCCGGGGCACCAGTCGACGACCATCGAGGCCTACTTCGCCCTCAAGCTGACCGGCGTCTCCGCGGATCATCCCGCGATGCGGCGTGCGCGCGAGTTCATCCTGGCGCACGGCGGGCTCGAGAAGGCGCAGGTGTTCACGCGCACGTTCCTCGCCTACTTCGGGCAGTTCCCGTGGTGGGGCCTGCCGGCGATGCCGGTCGAGCTCGTGCTGCTGCCGCCGTGGTTCCCGATCAACATCTGGAAGATGGCGAGCTGGGCGCGCGAGACGGTCGTGCCGATGACCGTGCTGATGGCGTTCCGGCCGCGCGTCGCGCTCGAGCCCGGCTGCGGCGTGGAGGAGCTGTGGTGCGACCCGAGCCCGACCCCCGAGTCGCTCGGCTTCCCGCGCAGCAGGCAGTTCTTCACCTGGCGCAACTTCTTCCTCGCCCTGAACCGCACGCTCGAGGTGGTGGGCAGGAGCCCCTGGAAGCCCTTCCGTGCCCGGGCGCTGCGCGCGGCGGAGCAGTGGATCCTGGAGCGCCAGGACGCGAACGGCGGCTGGGGCGGCATCCAGCCGCCGATGCTGAACTGCGTGATGGCGCTGCGCACGCTCGGCTACCGCGACGACCACCCCGCGATCGTGAACGGCATCCGGGGCATCGAGGACTTCCTCATAGAGCACCAGGGCCAGCTCTTCTTCCAGCCCTGCGTCTCGCCGACGTGGGACACGGCGCTCACCGCCAAGGCGCTCCTCGACTCCGACCTTCCCGGCACGCACGACGCGCTCGTGCGTGCCGCCGACTGGCTGATCGACAACCAGATCTTCGCCCCGGGCGACTGGAGCGTCTACAACCCCGACCTCGATCCCGGCGGCTGGGCGTTCGAGTTCGCGAACGACTGGTACCCCGACGTCGACGACTCGGCGGTGATCCTCATGGTGCTGGACCGCATCCGCGCGAGCGACGTCCGTCGCCAGCGCCGCGCGATCGCGTACGGCACCAACTGGTCCTATGGCATGCAGAGCCGGAGCGGCGGCTGGGGCGCCTTCGACACGGACAACGACGCCGCCTGGCTGAACGAGATACCGTTCGCCGACATGCGCGCGATGATCGACCCGCCGACGGAGGACCTGACCGGCCGCCTGCTCGAGCTGATGGGCCAGCAGGGCTTCGACCTCGGCTACGCGCGCGCCCGCCGCGGCCGCGCCTTCCTGCTGCGGACGCAGCGCCCCGACGGCTCGTGGTGGGGCCGCTGGGGCGCGAACTTCGTCTACGGCACCTGGTCGGCGCTCTCCGGCCTGCGCGCCATCGGCGACGAGCCCGAGGCGGCGCACATGCAGCGCGCCGTCGCCTGGCTGAAGCGGCACCAGAACGCCGACGGCGGCTTCGGCGAGACGCTCGCCTCGTACGACGACGAGACGCTGGCCGGGCAGGGCGAGTCGACGCCGTCGCAGACGGCGTGGGCGGTGCTCGGGCTGCTCGCCGGCGAGCGCGGCGCGAGCCCGGAGTGCGAGCGCGCCGTCGCCTGGCTGCTCGAGCGCCAACGGCCCGGTGGGGGGTGGGACGAGACGCTCTTCACCGGCACGGGATTCCCGGGCCACTTCTACCTGCGGTACTGGATGTACCGCGACTACTTCCCGCTCATGGCCCTCGGTCGCTGGCGCCGGCGTCTGCGCGGGACGGAGGCCGCATCGTGA